Proteins from a single region of Fundulus heteroclitus isolate FHET01 chromosome 12, MU-UCD_Fhet_4.1, whole genome shotgun sequence:
- the psat1 gene encoding phosphoserine aminotransferase: MEQKQTINFGAGPAKLPQSVLLQAQKEFLSYGGLGISVLEMSHRSADFNKIINKSESLLRELLGIPDNYKVLFLQGGGSAQFSAVPLNLIGLKEDRCADYLVTGTWSAKAAKEAEKYGKVNVVHPKLDSYTKIPDPSSWTLNPSASYVYYCCNETVHGVEYNFTPETNGVVLVSDMSSNFLSRPVDVSKFGLIFAGAQKNVGCAGVTVVIVREDLLGHALKECPIVLDYKVQAEMNSLYNTPPCFSIYIMGLVLEWIKNNGGSAAMETLNKQKSSMIYDIINSSNGFYVCPVDAACRSRMNVPFRVGKKEGDDALEKKFLEGASKRGMISLKGHRSVGGMRASLYNAVTLEDTAALADYMRGFLKEHQLTNCS, from the exons ATGGAGCAGAAACAAACCATCAACTTTGGAGCTGGACCTGCCAAACTACCCCAGTCT GTGCTGCTTCAGGCTCAGAAGGAGTTTCTCAGCTACGGCGGCCTCGGGATCAGCGTTCTCG AGATGAGCCATCGATCAGCAGACTTCAACAAAATCATCAACAAGTCAGAGAGTCTGCTTCGAGAGTTGCT AGGCATCCCGGACAACTACAAGGTGTTGTTCCTGCAGGGCGGCGGCTCCGCACAGTTCAGCGCCGTCCCCCTCAACCTGATCGGCCTCAAAGAGGACAGATGCGCCGACTACCTGGTGACCGGCACGTGGTCGGCTAAAGCTGCCAAAGAAGCGGAGAAATATGGCAAAGTCAACGTTGTCCACCCGAAGCTGGACAGCTACACGA AAATTCCCGACCCCAGCAGCTGGACCCTGAACCCCTCGGCGTCCTACGTGTACTACTGCTGCAACGAGACGGTCCACGGCGTGGAGTACAACTTCACGCCCGAAACCAACGGGGTGGTCCTCGTCAGCGACATGTCCTCCAACTTCCTGTCGCGGCCCGTAGATGTATCAAAG TTTGGGCTCATTTTCGCCGGCGCCCAGAAGAACGTGGGTTGCGCGGGGGTTACGGTGGTCATCGTGCGAGAGGACCTGTTGGGCCACGCCCTGAAGGAGTGCCCCATTGTGCTGGACTACAAGGTGCAGGCTGAAATGAACTCCCTCTACAACACTCCTCCGTGTTTTAG catCTACATTATGGGTCTGGTTCTGGAGTGGATCAAGAATAATGGGGGCAGCGCTGCCATGGAAACGCTCAACAAGCAGAAATCCTCCATGATTTACGACATCATCAACTCCTCGAACGGTTTTTATGT GTGTCCTGTGGACGCTGCGTGTCGGAGCCGCATGAATGTGCCTTTTCGCGTGGGGAAGAAAGAGGGAGACGACGCCTTGGAGAAGAAATTTCTGGAGGGTGCATCCAAGCGGGGGATGATTTCCTTGAAAGGACACAG GTCAGTGGGAGGGATGCGGGCCTCCCTGTACAACGCTGTAACTCTGGAGGACACCGCGGCCCTCGCAGACTACATGAGAGGCTTCCTCAAAGAGCACCAGTTGACCAACTGCTCTTAA